A genomic segment from uncultured Marinifilum sp. encodes:
- the tnpB gene encoding IS66 family insertion sequence element accessory protein TnpB (TnpB, as the term is used for proteins encoded by IS66 family insertion elements, is considered an accessory protein, since TnpC, encoded by a neighboring gene, is a DDE family transposase.) translates to MIAISTNTKIFVYSQPCDMRKGFDGLSGLVQNRMQLDPMNGYLFVFFNKNRTHVKILSWDSDGFCIYYKRLEKGTFKRPTARIDTPNFELTNEELFMILRGIDFEKCKKRRRYLSTNFVD, encoded by the coding sequence ATGATTGCAATTTCAACCAACACAAAAATATTTGTCTACAGTCAGCCTTGTGATATGCGCAAGGGCTTCGATGGCTTATCGGGTCTGGTACAAAACAGGATGCAATTGGATCCTATGAATGGATACCTTTTTGTGTTTTTTAATAAAAACAGGACTCATGTAAAGATATTATCCTGGGATAGCGATGGATTTTGTATTTATTACAAACGTTTGGAAAAAGGCACTTTTAAGCGACCAACAGCACGAATTGATACTCCTAATTTTGAGTTAACTAATGAAGAATTATTCATGATTTTACGGGGAATTGATTTTGAAAAATGCAAGAAACGTAGAAGATATTTATCTACAAATTTTGTTGATTAA
- a CDS encoding PAS domain S-box protein: MIKHNTFDRHINEHWTELTNLISSTFQLPYCFITQLKGGEIKITTRNTNSENNKQANNIEKFAQYNCGKVISKKSKRLAFGTLLEQGQANKQKRRVDTMAYMGYPVFRPDGKIFGTICVLNEQENNFSSDIEELLVHCKEMLELDIATYYSYKQKRISLEEKLNRKLKLGNICSTGKVANDDKQAELPKKELSKKAIQEQSTCSKLINKMNTAVVAFSPVWAKDGSLSDAIYVDMNQTNEKIIGLQKEKVIGKTILSIFPDTEKEWLENFEKAYKNNQMINFSLHHKQLNKFFSVNTFKLEDNLFCVIYYDISKTVNLNKKLAEQEDKYHSLFNAINTAIVLFDPVVDASGKVIDLIYQDMNPLNEQIMGIKNEEVRNKRMLELYPNTQPEFFDYFSSALKHKKTQTFEFHIKSVDKHFSCSVFLLKDKLAFTCYDISKRVRATEQHKESEERYKSIFENSSSIMLLIDPDGGKIVDANQSAVNFIGYSRSTLLQMSINEINMLDPEDVQSKINLTKQKKKKYFEFKHKIASGEIKDVEVYSSPIIRNGKVLLHSIIHDITEKKRDHREIIKLSKAVEQAPASILITDLNGVIEYANPKNCRLTGYELEELIGKNARILKSGKMSKETYHKIWESISKGKRWSGELYNRKKDGSYYWEHANIAPIMDDSGKIVNYVKLGKDITKQKELQEELIKAKFKAEESDRLKTAFLANLSHEVRTPLNSILGFNDLLLSNDTHADKKPRYSQIIQESGEQLMMIIDDLVRLSRLESKQFSIKNSYFEVNKLIEEIRDTYEPEVSKKGICLITDCCSNQKIEIKADRKRIRQVLENLIRNAIKFTDKGSISLLFKCTEKEISFKVKDTGIGIAKENQYIIFERFRQVEEHYTRNYGGNGLGLAISKEIIELMSGKIWLESEAGKGSSFGFTIPILHYRKYE, from the coding sequence ATGATTAAGCATAATACTTTCGATCGACACATAAATGAGCACTGGACAGAACTTACTAATTTAATTAGCAGTACTTTTCAGCTCCCCTACTGTTTTATTACTCAGCTAAAAGGCGGCGAAATTAAAATTACGACCCGAAATACAAACAGCGAGAATAATAAGCAAGCAAACAACATTGAAAAATTTGCTCAATACAATTGCGGAAAAGTAATCTCGAAAAAATCGAAACGGCTTGCTTTTGGTACGCTTCTCGAACAAGGGCAGGCAAATAAACAAAAAAGAAGAGTCGATACAATGGCTTATATGGGTTATCCGGTTTTTAGGCCAGACGGAAAAATATTCGGAACAATTTGTGTTTTAAATGAGCAAGAAAATAATTTTTCCAGCGATATTGAAGAGCTACTTGTGCATTGTAAAGAGATGCTTGAGCTGGATATTGCCACCTATTATTCTTATAAACAAAAAAGAATTTCTTTAGAGGAAAAGCTTAATCGGAAACTAAAATTGGGAAATATATGCTCCACAGGCAAGGTGGCAAATGATGACAAACAAGCAGAACTACCGAAAAAAGAATTAAGTAAAAAAGCTATACAAGAACAAAGCACATGCAGTAAACTTATCAATAAAATGAATACTGCAGTAGTAGCATTTAGTCCGGTATGGGCCAAAGATGGATCTCTTAGCGATGCTATTTATGTGGATATGAATCAGACTAACGAAAAAATTATTGGTCTGCAAAAAGAGAAAGTAATAGGAAAAACCATTTTAAGTATATTTCCCGATACAGAAAAAGAGTGGCTTGAGAATTTTGAGAAGGCTTATAAAAATAATCAGATGATTAATTTTAGTCTTCATCATAAACAATTGAACAAATTTTTCTCGGTAAATACTTTCAAGCTAGAAGATAATTTATTTTGTGTTATTTATTACGACATTAGCAAGACTGTAAATTTAAATAAAAAGCTAGCAGAACAGGAAGACAAGTACCATTCCCTATTTAATGCCATTAATACCGCCATTGTTTTATTCGATCCTGTTGTTGATGCATCGGGAAAGGTAATCGATTTAATTTATCAGGATATGAATCCTCTTAACGAACAGATTATGGGGATTAAAAATGAGGAAGTCAGGAATAAAAGAATGCTGGAGCTTTATCCGAATACACAGCCTGAATTTTTCGATTATTTTAGCTCTGCACTTAAACATAAAAAGACACAGACTTTTGAATTTCACATTAAAAGCGTGGATAAGCATTTTTCCTGCAGTGTGTTTCTTCTAAAAGATAAACTTGCCTTTACCTGTTACGATATTAGCAAAAGAGTAAGGGCCACAGAACAACATAAAGAAAGCGAAGAAAGATACAAGTCGATATTTGAAAACAGCAGTTCCATTATGTTATTAATCGATCCGGATGGTGGAAAAATTGTTGATGCCAACCAATCGGCTGTTAATTTTATAGGATACTCCAGAAGTACACTTCTGCAAATGTCGATTAATGAAATTAATATGCTGGATCCGGAGGATGTACAATCGAAAATTAACTTAACCAAACAAAAGAAAAAGAAGTATTTCGAATTTAAACACAAAATAGCCAGCGGAGAAATTAAAGATGTTGAGGTTTATTCGAGTCCGATTATTCGCAATGGCAAAGTACTGCTGCACTCTATCATTCACGATATTACCGAAAAGAAGCGCGATCATCGAGAAATTATAAAATTATCGAAAGCTGTAGAACAGGCTCCTGCATCAATTTTAATTACCGATTTAAATGGAGTAATAGAATATGCAAATCCTAAAAACTGCAGGCTTACAGGATACGAACTCGAGGAACTCATTGGTAAAAATGCGCGAATTTTGAAATCGGGAAAAATGTCAAAAGAGACTTACCATAAAATATGGGAGTCTATTTCCAAAGGCAAACGCTGGAGTGGTGAACTTTACAATCGCAAGAAAGATGGAAGCTACTACTGGGAACATGCCAATATAGCTCCTATTATGGATGATTCGGGAAAAATAGTTAATTATGTAAAGCTGGGAAAAGACATAACTAAACAAAAAGAACTACAAGAAGAACTGATAAAAGCAAAATTTAAAGCCGAAGAAAGCGATCGTTTAAAAACTGCATTTTTAGCCAATTTAAGTCACGAAGTAAGAACACCTTTAAATTCGATTCTGGGCTTTAACGATTTGTTATTAAGTAATGATACCCATGCAGATAAAAAACCCAGATACAGTCAAATTATTCAGGAATCGGGCGAACAGTTGATGATGATTATTGATGATTTGGTACGATTATCTCGACTAGAATCGAAACAGTTTAGTATTAAAAACAGCTATTTCGAAGTAAACAAATTAATTGAGGAAATAAGAGATACCTACGAACCAGAGGTTTCGAAAAAAGGAATTTGTCTGATAACAGACTGCTGTTCGAATCAGAAAATTGAAATTAAAGCTGATAGAAAAAGAATTCGCCAGGTGCTGGAAAATTTAATTCGAAATGCCATAAAATTTACCGACAAAGGATCCATAAGCCTGCTTTTTAAGTGCACAGAAAAAGAGATTAGCTTTAAGGTAAAAGACACCGGCATTGGCATTGCAAAAGAAAATCAGTATATTATTTTCGAGCGATTTAGACAGGTAGAAGAGCACTACACCAGAAATTATGGTGGCAACGGCTTGGGACTGGCCATTTCAAAAGAAATTATAGAACTTATGAGTGGCAAAATATGGCTTGAGTCGGAGGCAGGAAAAGGCTCTTCGTTTGGATTTACAATTCCTATTCTGCACTACCGAAAATATGAGTAA